In the genome of Phocoena sinus isolate mPhoSin1 chromosome 15, mPhoSin1.pri, whole genome shotgun sequence, the window TTTTAGAGGTGGGCTGCCTTGTACCCTGTATATTAACTTGGTTCTCAGTCTCACCTGTCACTTCAGGGTGTGTATGGGCACTTCTGTgagcccctctttctctcttaggAGGAGGTTTACTGTGTTCCAAAAACTGCCCCTATCCTCAACCCTCCTTAGAGGCCTGGAATGAGGTGGGGCTGACTTCAACACTCCTGTCTCACAGACAggacactgaagctcagagaagagaagtgactcgcccaaggtcacacagcctgcaGGAGAGCCCTGGTCCCAGCTTTCTTTCCCTGAAAGAGCAGTGTCCACTCTTGACTTGGAAAAATCCATAGTGATACTTACCATTGACCTTGGGGTAGAGGGTGTTGAGAAGGTAGTAATTGAGCAGCGCCTCCAACAGCTCCACCTGGTGGAGAATAGGAGAGGTACACCATAACCACATGTACCATCTTGCCCACCAACAAACCTCCAGAGAGGCCACCCTGTGGGTGGGGTGGTTTTGTATGTGTTGACATGGCAAAAGGCttgaaaaaaagcaagtttcaggTAGATACCTACATCATGCTACTAACTGATAAGATAAAACTATCTTGAGATGCACATTTATATGTGTACAAAGGGATAGAAAAATTTGGAAGACTACCCACCCAACTATCTATCCTCCAGGAAGAACATCAAGGTTTGGCTTAGCCTTATCTTTAgtagttaatttttctttttacagtggaaatgttttcccaagttacttatataataaaaaagatttttaagtcaaaacaaaaattatgaaacCCAACTTTTGacactcactatgtgccaggtatagGGCTCAGAGCATTACTTCTACACCTGATTCAATTTTCACTAGAACACTTCGAAGTTAATATTaatgtccccatttcacagataagaaaactgaggcccacagaatGAAAGTGACTTGCTAGAACTCAGGCAGCAGGGTCTGAATTTGAATCCAGATTTACCTGATTCTAcaggtcttattttattttattttactttttgcggtacgcgggcctctcactgttgtaacctctcccgttgcggagcacaggctccggatgcgcaggctcagcggccatggctcacgggcccatccgctccgcggcgtgtgggatcctcccggaccggggcacgaacccgtgtcccctggatcggcaggcgtactctcaaccactgtgccaccagggaagccctacaggtcTTATTTTTTACAACTGATGTTCTGGAAACATGATAGGATGTCTTTTTGTGACTCTTTACATATGAATAATTTACTTCATAGAACATTTTTACATGCCATGCACAGATACAATATTAGTGTGTCATTATTCACTTTAGCCTTTGTTCTCTGAAAGGAGTCATCCTTCAGGGTCCCTGTGGGCAATGTTTCTCCCCACACTCgatgtattttttccatttctacttgAGGGAAAGTCTTGGAAGTGGGGGGCAGGTAAAGTGTGGTCAGAGGGAACCAGTATCCATAGGATGGTAAAAAGGTGTGAGCAGCTGCCATCACCCCACTTTCCCTCTTTTCAGAAATCTCTCCTCGATTGTTTCAGCCCACATAAAACTTCccattctttttcctcctttaataTGGCACCACCTATTTCATCACTTTTTCCTCTTTGTGGAAATCATCTTTTGGTTTTGCCTGCCCAGCactcaattccttttttttaataatagtccCTATTTTCTCCTGGGGAACCCTCCTTTCCAGTCTCAGTCCATGTGGTTTGGGACTGCAAATCCTGGCTTGGGGAGTGTAGATTAAACCAAGCTCAGCCAACTGACCTTGTCCAATTTCCGACCACGTGATTGGCTAAAGAATGGGCACATGACCAAGATTAATCCAACGagggcttgtttttttttgtttttttttttgtgggtaaaaaaaaaaagaaactacaggaaATTTGTGAGTTTTCCACCAGTGGGAAGAACCtgcctgagaatgaagccaacacagaTGAAAGCAGAATGGagagatattctttttttttttggaatatatagattttttctttctaaaaaattgaatgaaagattctttaaattctgtagtgctctacaattttcaaaagtttcacacgaTTTTATATAATCCCTTAATAACCATTCTCCCCCTATCCCTATAtcgcccctctccccttcccttggAGATTCTTGATGTACTAATTTGAACACCTGGATCCAGCTATGCCTGAAACCTCTAGccttagcttttttgttttttggttatgaCCTATACATTCCTTCTGCTTGCTTAAGACACTTTTAGTTGGCTTTCTATTCTTTGCAGTTAAAAGAATTCTGTCCAACAGATGATTTAATTATACTGTCTTATATTGGGAGGTAACTGTTCCTCTGCCCTATGGTTCCTGTCTTCAAGAACTTCTATGCTTTTCTAGGGCAGAGAGTAActcttctccttttctattttctattataggtGCCAAAGCattatttagtaaatattctAAATTAATTATTACCCTaatcatttcataaataaaaacaataataacttaCATTGAATACTCCAACTTTAGATTCTTTCAGTTCCACTTGTATCCTATAACAAATCAGAGAAGATTCAGAGATGTGGGCATTATGTTCAAGGGAAACCTAAGCAATGTAGGGATCCCCAGAAAGGAGGAGACACCATCTTGAGAAGGCACAGGGCCCAGGGTGTGGTAGCAGTGAGAGTGAAAAAGGTGATTGAGGAACCAAAAACAATGATACAACCTTACTGGGAAGACTTGCAGAGGGGAAGTGTGTAGCATAAAAGAACTCAGTCTCTATAATTTCAGGAAGTCAATATTGCCGATGTCTAAAATTCATAGATTAAGAAAAAGCAGTATTAGTAAATTCTTTAGAAATTTGGAAGTAATGGGGGTTAGGTGAAAAGGAAGTTTATGGAGGCAGATCCAGTTGGCCAAAGGAATTGGGCCAACTGGGGTAAAATTTAACTTTCCTTCCCAAACCGTGGGCCCCACGGTTTGACAGGGGGGTCTGGTTACATCCCACCTCCAGCTACAGGGAATCAGCTGAAGCGTCAGATGGAGCCCAGTTGAGCGCCCCCCATGTAAGTCACGAGGCTGACTTACTTTTCTGGCTTCAGGAATCCAGTGATCTTGCTGGTGTTGAAGGTCAACATGACAGACACATTAGTGGCCTGGTAATTCCAGTAGAAAGAAACAGGTCTAAATGAAGGAGGTTGTCATGTACAGAACAGATAACTATGAGGACCTGCTGTCTCCTCTAAGCAAACATCTCACTGAGTTAAAGCAGGAACTTGCCCACTAGATTAGACTCCCAGGAAGCTCATcatgggtgctcaataaacatttgaactTGGACTtgaatatttttacttgaaattgCTGACTATGATAGTAGCAATTAAACTTTGAACATACTACCAAGAGAAGGTATAGAGGCCTATGCCTGGAGATCTCTAAAGGGACCATTTCTAGCTATCTCAGGGCCAAGATTCAGCCCgagtaaataataatagtaatgataatagcttatgttttaatttaaaatatattggggACACGTAGTTTTTCAGGGCAGAAGtctggtgtgttcctctttgcctggcaaagcaataaagctatccttttctgctttaccaaaataataaaaataaaaataaaaaataataaaataaaatatattgacaaCAATTttgataacaataacaacaatatcAAGTTGCAGATATAACATCTGGGAGCAATTACTCTTCTAGAAATTTGTCTTGCTGAGTTTCAGACCTGGAACAAGAGAGCAAAGTTCTCCATCCTGTGAGCAGGACCCCCAAAAAACTCAGAATCCCTTCTCTGTTTGACAGGGTCCATTGAGAAGGGAGACACAACTCTCAATATTTAACCAAGAGGGAATTTCATACAGGGGATTGGTTATACAAATGATGGAATTGCTGAGAAGTTAAAAAAGAGTTGGAGAGGCAACTCAGAGATTAGCAGGGGTGGGAAGCTGCTTGCACCCCAGGACTGGAGGAACAGAGGGAGGAATTGGGGAGGCACCATGGAGGAGACACAGTCAGTGCCTGAGTCTCTGTCCAAGatagagagagaagaagaaatactctggcttcttccttcctcccaccctctgttCTCCTGACAGTGTCTTCCATTGGCTGACCTAGCTGGAAGTCAGTGCAAGGatgcctgggaaatgtagtcttcagGGGTCAGAGATAGATACAGCGCAGAGCAACAGGTCAAAGatcccctctgccttcctccccacaataGACCAGACTCACTTAGTTGGGCAAACATACATTAAGCAAATAAACCTGCAAACAGCTACATTGGTATCTTTACAATAAGTCCTATGAGGAAAAATAATAGGgtgccacaagaaaaaaaaatgacaaggggCCTAAGGTAGATCAGGGGTAAGGGCAACCAAGAAAGGCCTATCTGAGGAAGTGATACTTAAGTTGAGATCTATCTTAAAGAATTAGccaggtggggagtgggggaaaaAGCATGTAGGAAAAGGGAACAATGTTGCCAAGCCTTTGAACCTTACCACACCAAGCCGGAAGACGGGCTCCTTGACGGAGTTGGGCAGGAGCACAGAGGCCTCAATCTCCATCTGGGCAGCTGAGGACAGATTCCCAGGGCTGAAGTTCAGGAACGGGGCAGAGACCACTGTGCCTTGGAGCGTTAAGTTCGTGTTGGGGTACAGTCTGGCTAACTGAGGGCAGAATGAAGAAATTATGTCAAGAGAAGGAAACATGCAGGTTTGCTGGGAGACCCTTGAGGGAGTCAGATCAAGCTGAGAACACTTCTTGGTTGGTTTAATTTCCACAAAATGCTCTGTGCCTTTTTCTCTTGAAGGTATAACTGGACATCCTTCCACATCAGACATATGGAGTCTGTGTCATTTATCTCATGGATGCATTGTATTCCACTGTGCATGGGTACTGCAATTGATCTAACATTATTGCACATCAAGTTGTCTCCAAGGTTTTGCCATTTTAAAGACCACTCTCCTGTGTACTGTTGGCTATTATTTTGGGGGATACATTCCTAGACATGGAATTGCTGAGTccaagggcagggatttttttttttttttttttttttagtggtatgtgggcctctcactcttgtggtctctcccattgcggagcacaggctcagcggccatggctcacgggcccagctgctctgtggcatgtgggatcttcccggaccagggcacgaacctgcgtcccctacattggcaggcggactctcaaccactgcgccaccagggaagccccaggcagggatatttttaaatcttctgccAGTTATTGATTGCCAAGCTGTCCTCCAGAAAGattaggctgatttttttttcactccacACCCCTCCCTGGGCAGTGGGTGagagctctttttttctctataccCCCATCACAGTCAGGTAACTGCACATGCAAAGCCCAGACACCACTGTTTCTGAAGCACAGCACACCTAGATCCCACCATTTCAAAGAGCTggcaattttccttttaattagaatttaattTGGGGTCAAGACTGTTCCTTTTATGGGGGAAGTTGGTGGAGGAACGACAGTCCCATGAGCCTTTTGgttatgcaaatataaaatctACATTCAGTTGTAAAAGGGAGATCTTTAGAAGGTTGAGGAGGTAAACCACTTGACTAAGAAGGTGACCCGAGCTGCTTCTGTGTCAGGTTGATTATGATGtgagcaggaagggaggggagagttTCCTCCTCTTTTTGGGCAAAAGGGATGTTGGAACCAGGATGAAGCCAAGATCCCTCTAAAGCTAGCGCCGACAACATGGTGGCAGGTTGGGCTTTTGTGGGGCTCTAGGGAGAGAAAGGGCCTCTGTGAGGGTATGTTATGGAAGGACGTGACCCAGGTACCGCAGTATTTAAAGTTCAACCATTCTCCCACCGTTATAATTCCTCTCAGCCATCATCAAGCCTTCTGCAAGGAACTTTAAACACTACCACCTGTCTGAGCTGTGTCTTGGGGGGGACTCAGAAGGTAGGGGAGAGGCAACAGGACAGGTGGATTTCtgtgggattaaatgagatattgaaCATGAAGAGCTTAGTCCAGCAAAGACCAAGCTACAGGGTTATTCACTGCAACACTGATgtagcaaaagactggaaacaacgtaaatgtcCTTCCATGGGGGACTGATTACCCAAACTATGGTCCATCCATAATACAATGGCAGACTGGATTCCCAAGAAAACAAGAGTGAGGAAGCTCTTTATCTACCTACATGGAATCATCTCCTGgtatactaaaagaaaaagtaaggtaCAAAATGGAGTGTAAAACATACCtccatttgtgtaaaaaaatggaagaaagacatACATTTGTTCACATATACATAGAATAGCCCCAGAAAGATGTGTACAATCTGACAATATTGATAGACTCAGGGTGTGAACTGGATGTTTAGGGGACAGGAGTGGATGGGACTTTCCACTCTATAACCTTCTATGTCTTCTGAATCTTGAACAATGAGAATTTATTAtccattcaaaaaataattttttaaagcaccaagaacagtgcctgaccCCTAGTACGCCCTCTGTAATTGCTTGGTGTTATTAATTAGGATACATTTTGTGGGACATGTCAGCATTCCTTGGTATTGTCAGAGGTCATCAATGAAAGACTGGGCAGCCTGGGGTCCCACGAGACACAGGGCTCAGGCCCCTGTTATCTGGGCCTTGAAGGGAAGGGAGTCCCCAAACCTGTAGCACCACGGCCTTCACTGGGGGCCCCACTGCTGGCCTTCTGACTCTTGGTCAAGCTGAGAGGAGTGTGGAGGTTTTAAAGAAAACCCCTGAAGTATTGGGGGCTCAGCCTGCACCCTGAGGGCTGAGGGAAGCCTTACCCGGGGGCAGAAGGCGCGGAAGGACTTGGTGGTCAGTCGGATGTTAGAAGTAGGCGGAACCTGCGGCAAAGGGACACAAAGAAGTTTTAGGTGCTCCGGCCGGAGCCAAAGGTCTGAAGAGAGTTGGGGAAGTGGGGGGATATTCAATAatgtagcttctttttttttttttgcggtacatgggcccctcactgttgtggcctctcccattgtggagcacaggctctgggcgcgcaggttcatgggcccagccagtccacggcacgtgggatcttcccggactggggcacgaacccgtgtcccctacatcggcaggcggactctcaatcactgcgccaccagggaagcccaataatgtaGCTTCTTGACTGCTCCGGGTTACCATGGCAATGGCGAGATGCCTGTTCTGCATTCACCATGAGCACACGAGTCCTTGGGATCCTGACTGCTCTCCTTGGGCCATAAGTGACACTCAGGACTCAATCAGAGGATCCACAAGGGTGAGATTTTCAATCACGCAGATCTAGGTTTGACTCTTGGCTTCGTGACTATGTGATGTCAGGTGAGtgcctttacctctctgagccccaactTCCTCACCTATAAGATGGAGATAATTATAGTCCCCACTTGTTGGGTCACTGTGAGGGCTAAGTGAAATGGTGGGTACAAAGCATCTAGCCCAAGGCTTAGCACATAGTGAGCGCTCAGTAAAACACAGCTACCGTGATCCCACCCACTGAAAGAAGGGACTGTACCGCAGGTGGGAAGGGTGACTCAAACGTGGCCATAGAAGTAAAAGGCCTGGGTGTGGGTGAGTCAAAGGACACATGTCACTCCATCCATCACTGCTGGTCCTCAATTTATTACCAGGGTAGGCTGGACCATCCAGTTTGGACTGCATTGTgtttcccccaccctccctacatTGTTCACGAGGCCTCAGCTTTTACAAAGAGCTACAAGAAACATCCATCTAAACcccagaaatattaaagaaactgaaagaaaaccaTGTGATCCACTCTAAAATTCAGTAACCTTCATACAAAGTCACATCTCTTTATACAAAGACACAGTTATTTTAGAGCTAAGTGCTCGGAAgactttgtctctcttttttgctGTGAATCACTAAATCATGTACCCTTTCCATTTTGGCTACAGGAAGCTCCTGCAGAGATtcgtgatattaaaaaaaatcaatttgggGGCCCAGTGTCTTTATAAAAttgtgctttactttttttttttttttttttttttttttttgcggtacgcgggcctctcactgttgtggcctctcccgttgcagagcacaggctccggacgcgcaggctcagtggccatggctcacgggcccagccgctccgcggcatgtgggatcttcccggaccggggcacgaacccgcgttccctgcatcggcaggcagactcccaaccactgcgccaccagggaagccctgtgctttaCTTTTAACTTggtctttattttctattctatgtAACTTTTGCATTTATCAGTGTATCTATTGTCCTGCCCCATTcactaaaatctttttttaaacctccACAGACCATCAGGATGAAAGAAAGTATGAATTAGAATAACAGATCGAGTCTGGAGGGAAAAGTAAAAGACAGACAAGCAAGCCACAAAGTCTTCCACGATTGTTCTAAGGGAGAAAGAACTTTGACTTTGAGCTCTCTGGCAGCCAAAGTGAAAAGGGAAATTGTACTAACTTATATTTTCCTGCTCTTGATCTTTCTTTTAGTCATAATTTACTATTTCACTGATGTAAATGcgtggaaaggaaagaagaaaggagacagTGTCATTTGTGGGAGCTGTTGTGCTATTATTCTCACCATGTCATCTGTGATAGAAAAGTTCAGGTATCCCACTTTGTGATAAACTAGGCTGGCGGTGTTGAAGGCATAATTAGAGATGGCAAAGTAGACCATTCGGCTGTGTTCTTCTGGAAGGCTCATGACAGGCGCAAGGAAGGCAACCGGGGAGCGGTGATCACGGCTAAAAATTTCACCCTGGAGAGAGAGATAGAATCCATTTGAACTTTTCTAAGTCTATCCCAGGGCTGGACATCTGAGCTAGGTAGTTGCCTATAGAGTCTGACGAGGGAACGTGGACTGGAGGCACTGCCTGAAACTCCACCATTAAATAAGTTTTccttggaatctaaaaaaaaagggtacaaatgaacttctttacaaaacagaagtagagtcacagatgtaggaaacaaacttatggttaccaggggataagggaaGGAGGtataaattgagagattgggactgacatatacacactactatatataaaagagataactaataagaacctgctgtatagcacagggaactctactcaatgctctgtaatgacctatatgggaaaagaatcttaaaaaaaaaagggggggccttccctggtggcacagtggttgagaatctgcctgctaatgcaggggacacgggttcgagccctggtctgggaggatcgcacatgctcgcggagcagctgggcccgtgagccacagctactgagcctgcgcgtctggagcctgtgctctgcaacaagaggccgcgatagtgagaggcccgcgcaccgcgatgaagagcggcccccgcttgccacaactagagaaagccctcgcacagaaacgaagacccaacacagcaaaaataaattaattaataaaacttctacccccaacataaaaagaaagaggatatatgtatatgtataactgatacactttgctgtatacctgaaactaacacaacattgtaaatcaactataatccaataaaaattaaaaaataaaaaggatgttTTCCTTTGGATCAAAGTGTGTATCCAGAATCCCTTAATGAAAGGATCCGCAGAAGCTTTGGTCTATTAACCTATAGGACCTCCTGGTCAGCTCCTCTACACCACTGAGGGCCAGCTCTGATTGACCTCACCTGCTTGGTGGGAAAGGTgaaagaggggaggaagggggaagggaagttTCAAGGCCTAAGTGATGTAAGACAGCGTGGGCGGGGCTTCctttgtggcgcagtggttaagaatccgcctgccaatggaagggacacaggttcgagccctggtccgggaatattcCCACacgtcgcggagcaactaagcccgtgcgccacagctacaggcacagccaaaaaaaaaaaagcttacaaaaacaaaaaaagacactgtGGGAGGATCCTGGCTCTGGGAACACCCCGCAGCAATCCATATCGCCCTGCCCTTGACACAGTGGGAACCACGGGTAGATGAGGACAGATCTGAAGCCAGGAGAACAAGAGGCCCCAGGAAGGGCTGACCTTGAGGCGACCCCGCACTGGGCCTGGACCCGCCCaagaccgccccccccccccccagacccTTTTACCTTAAGCATCACGTCCAGGATTTCCGCTGTTGCCTGAGGGGCCTCCATTAAGCTGTAATCAATCCCAGCGAAAGTGTCCATCTCCATGGTGACTGAACGGGGGAAGGGCAGAATTAGGAGGCAGACGAGGGAGAAGGGGTGAGGGCTCTGGCTGACCCACACTCTCTGTGACTTTCTTCAGagccccctgcccctccacctTAAGACCCTCCACCCAGCCCAGTGCTGGGGGCAAAGAACTCCTTTGCAAAGAAAGAGTTGACATGGGTTCTTCGGTTCCACTGGTGATTTAGCCACAAGGGGGCTGGTATGCTTAGCCCAGGGCCTGAGCAGTTTCCAGAGTCTCACATactcacacagtcacacacacacacacatagacacacacacacacataccctgagGGCAGGAGGAACTCAGGTCTGGCAGCCCTTCCACACCTAGGAAGCCACACAATAGGAAAAACTCTCCAGCCAAAGCTATTGCTCCCCAAGTTTACAACCGAGACCTTGATCTTCCAGGACACCAGCCTCCTACCAGTACGAACCAAATAACCAGGAAGGCTGGGCCATGTCCAAAGGGCCCAGAGACTCCGCTCCAAGGCCCTGGAGGGACGGGAGTTTTCTGTCCCAAGCACTTGGGTGTCTGTGCCTGCCTGGGTCTCTGTTGAAGGGGAATGTCAACAGGTGAGTGTGGAGGACCTGGGGGCCAAGGCATGAGAGAACACCTCAACAATTTGCCAGGGCCTGTTTCTGCCAACTTTATGTGTGTAGCCAAGATCCGGGGCCTCCACTTGCTACATTTGAAGGGGAAGAGGTGGTGTGAGGCGCTCCCTGCCCCACTGTTGGCAATAGCAAAGGACGGCAACAAACCTACCTATCCAGCAGCTGGAGacttattaaataaatggagacatcCGTTAAGATAGAACACTGTGCAGCTATTAAAatgaattccctgatggtccagtagTTAGGTCTCTGTGcttacactgcagggggcacaggttcaatccctggtcagggaactaaggtcctgcaagccatgtggcgtggccaaaaaaaaaaaaaaaagaggtctattaaaaccactttggaaaactgtttggcaggaTCTGCTAAGGCTAAACCTATAATTtctctcctgggtatatacccaaagacaTGCATCCACAGGAGCTAGAATGTTCACAGCACCTACCCACAATGGTCGAAAACTGAAACTACCCAAATGGGCTTCAATAGtacaatagataaataaatggagagacatggACACGGTGGATTACACAGCAGGAGAATGAACTCACGATATGCAACAATATGGATTGACCTCATATTTTAAAGtcgaatagggcttccctggtgacacagtggttaagaatctgcctgccagtgcagaggacatgggttcgatccctggtctgagaagatcccacatgtcgcagagcaactaagcccgtgcggcacaactgctgagcccgcgtgccacaactactgaaacccacacgcctagagcccgtgctccgcaacaagaggagccaccgaaatgagaaacccgcgcaccgcaacgaagaggagcccctgctcactgcaactagagaaagcccgcgctcagcaacaaagatccaacgcagccaaaaataaataaataaaataaaataaaataaataaataaataaaatgtgtatcctttaaaaaaaaagttgaataggGAAAGCCTCCAGCTCTTGATAAAAGACTCTACTGTATGGTTCCATTGATGTACAAAGTGCAAAGCTAATCTTTGCTAGCAGAAGCTGGGTTAGTGGTCACCCTGAGGGGTGGGCAGTGTCAGAAGGAGACACGGGAGGACTCTGAAAGGCCAGTCGTGTTCTGTATATTGATCTGGAAGCTGGTACGTGCATGTGATCAGTTCGTGAAAAGTTTCTAAAAACTCTTCACTTATGATTTGAGCACTTTTCTCTCTGTATTAACTTctacacaaaagttttaaaaaatgagatcaaTTTATATGTGCTGTTGTAGAAagatctccaaagtatacaagttACAAAAGAACAATGTCTCTATTATTATAGActaacatatatattcataattatgCATATTCACATATATTCATGAACAAAAGGAATACATATGTGAATGTATAGTCATgcttatgtatgtgtatatttatatttgaacatTCAAAGGAAATAGGTTACCTCTTGGAAGAAAATTTGGGGAGAAAAGgggattttaattttaactttcaaCACTTCTCTTCCATGTAAGGTTTTATAAGGTACACGTACGCActtataaaaattagtaaaaatcaAGTATCCCAGGGATGGGTGGGGTGTCCTACCTGGcagagtttggaggtaaggcTGTAGGTCAGAGGTCACCGAGTCCTGGATTATTTTGCAAATCTGAAAAATATGGGAAGAGAAAGCCTGAGTGAGTTCCCTGGCTTTGGTCTGGCCCTGTGCTAATTGCCTTAGTTCCATTATTTCACTTATTTGCTAATTGGTCATTGATTCTACAAAAATGTATAAGTGCTTATGATGTACTGAGAAAGTAGAAATGATCAAAAACATGTCGGCCCCCATGTCGACCCCAATAGGGTCCAGCTGGACCTGTCAAAGTCCATCCCAGGACTGGAAATCGGAGCTAGGTAGTCACCTACACAGCGGATGAGGGGACATGGCTAGAGGCACTGGCTGAAACTCCATCATGAAGGACCTTTGCCTTTGGGATGCCCTGGTCTCCCAGGGTCTAGAGCTGAAATGGCAGAACTAGACGATAAGTAGCAATGGCCACACAAATAAGTGTACAGCTAATGCAGATACTTCTTAAATGTCATCACTTAACAGGTTAGCTGGACTGATCAATAGTCCCCCTGTCCCCTGCTGCCCGTGGAAGCCTGAACCCTCCCATCCAGCGGACTACCACACGCACTAAGCACTCAGAATTTTTTGCCCCAGTTGAACGGCGTGAGtctcaagaaaaggaaatgtgtgtTCTCTAACCTGTTTGCTTTCCTTGTTATTGCAATCACTCAAATTATTTCTTATGTAAAACCATGAAACACGACTGAGACAAGAGTCGTTTCTATGAAAACCTacgttttctttccttcttcttcttttttgttttttgtttttttttttttggccatgcct includes:
- the LBP gene encoding lipopolysaccharide-binding protein yields the protein MGTSAGALSSLLLGILLTSTPGALGANPGLVARITDKGLEYVAQEELVTLQSKLHDVTLPVFSGDAKIKYLGNAHYEFHSLNIHSCELLGSALKPLPSHGLHFSISDSFIRVKGKWKVRKRILKLDGSFDVTVKGITISVNLLLGSEPSGRPKVAVSSCSSDIRDVEVHMSGDLGWLLNLFHHQIESKFRRVLESKICKIIQDSVTSDLQPYLQTLPVTMEMDTFAGIDYSLMEAPQATAEILDVMLKGEIFSRDHRSPVAFLAPVMSLPEEHSRMVYFAISNYAFNTASLVYHKVGYLNFSITDDMVPPTSNIRLTTKSFRAFCPRLARLYPNTNLTLQGTVVSAPFLNFSPGNLSSAAQMEIEASVLLPNSVKEPVFRLGVATNVSVMLTFNTSKITGFLKPEKIQVELKESKVGVFNVELLEALLNYYLLNTLYPKVNDKLAEGFPLPLLKRIQLYDPVLQIHKDFLFLGTNVRYLRV